The Brachyhypopomus gauderio isolate BG-103 chromosome 2, BGAUD_0.2, whole genome shotgun sequence genome contains a region encoding:
- the LOC143508895 gene encoding E3 SUMO-protein ligase ZBED1-like yields MTEAQRELKLPEHSLITECPTRWGSKEMMIARVLEQLKAISQVLSGDRYACSLIPTWQDIEVLESIHKALHPLLDFTDALSGEEYVSISYLKPVLNLLATSVLAEDQDDTDLTRSIKTKVLTYLNDKYSDPSIQELLDVASFLDPRFKTQYITAENIPIIKTRLKTEMLESARRAYNQEKRCRTETTPRPQIELPSGKRVKKSLGSFFKTAAASSASPVQPEDVAEAELNSYLMTPAIDGEGDPLAWWKVHKINFPQLCSMARKYLCVPATSAPSERLFSAGGNIVTCTRSSLKPAKVDMMVFLAKNL; encoded by the exons ATGACTGAAGCACAGAGGGAGCTCAAACTGCCTGAACACAGCCTCATTACTGAATGTCCAACAAGATGGGGGTCTAAAGAAATGATGATCGCCAGGGTGCTAGAGCAGCTCAAAGCCATTTCTCAGGTGCTGTCAGGTGACCGTTATGCATGCTCCCTAATCCCAACCTGGCAGGATATTGAGGTGTTGGAGTCTATTCACAAGGCTTTGCATCCTCTTCTGGACTTCACAGATGCTCTCTCTGGTGAAGAATATGTGAGCATCTCCTACCTCAAGCCAGTTCTTAACCTTCTGGCCACATCAGTCTTGGCTGAAGACCAAGATGACACTGATCTGACTAGGTCAATCAAAACCAAGGTCCTGACATACCTTAATGATAAGTACAGTGACCCCAGCATCCAGGAGCTGTTGGATGTTGCATCCTTCCTGGATCCCAGGTTCAAAACACAGTACATCACTGCAGAAAACATCCCTATCATTAAGACCCGACTCAAGACCGAAATGCTGGAATCAGCAAGGCGTGCATATAATCAG GAGAAGAGGTGTCGAACAGAAACCACTCCAAGGCCTCAAATTGAACTTCCCTCTGGCAAAAGGGTGAAGAAGTCTCTTGGCAGCTTCTTCAAGACTGCTGCGGCCTCTTCTGCTTCTCCCGTTCAGCCTGAAGATGTTGCTGAGGCAGAGTTAAACAGCTACCTCATGACCCCTGCCATTGATGGAGAAGGTGACCCTTTGGCCTGGTGGAAGGTGCACAAGATTAACTTTCCACAACTGTGCAGTATGGCCCGCAAGTATCTCTGTGTCCCTGCCACAAGTGCTCCTTCAGAGCGTCTTTTCAGTGCTGGTGGGAATATAGTGACTTGTACTCGCTCGTCTTTGAAACCAGCAAAGGTTGACATGATGGTTTTCCTTGCAAAAAATCTGTGA